The Coccidioides posadasii str. Silveira chromosome 5, complete sequence genome has a segment encoding these proteins:
- a CDS encoding uncharacterized protein (EggNog:ENOG410PQ53~COG:S) encodes MMGFSLLPRCFMPDFTWPNHISPTVTSKIPETPRATHPKVRQLWGIIHKYLRLFSESYCRWVGATFDNQIAQLPFGLILKWSDGTRLEEVLTMEVARRAGLPVPKVICYGDHPDTPHAPVSILMTHIPGDELGRVYKTLSDAERDSIQLQLKGYLEAVRRWKSPWGENRICSLVGTAIRSVRVPNHLVGPFESEQEFNEYLRSTAWSGGFPSETEYKDALDCARKMDLMPHRIVFTHGDLKHHNILVQNGQITGFLDWESAGWCPEYWDFTTALRFIPKDYWWYNFVIGLGGGPYMAELDCERALTSLTVDSYSW; translated from the coding sequence ATGATGGGATTTTCATTACTACCGCGCTGCTTTATGCCAGATTTTACCTGGCCAAATCACATCTCACCTACAGTGACCAGCAAAATACCAGAAACACCTCGCGCGACCCACCCTAAAGTACGCCAATTATGGGGCATTATCCACAAATATCTGAGATTGTTCTCTGAGTCTTATTGTCGCTGGGTTGGGGCTACTTTTGATAATCAGATTGCTCAGCTTCCATTTGGGCTGATTCTGAAGTGGTCCGATGGTACTCGGTTAGAAGAAGTCTTGACAATGGAGGTTGCCAGAAGAGCAGGTCTCCCAGTTCCGAAGGTGATCTGCTATGGAGACCATCCAGATACTCCGCATGCTCCAGTATCAATTCTGATGACTCATATCCCTGGTGATGAACTTGGCCGAGTTTACAAAACACTAAGTGATGCTGAACGAGATTCGATCCAATTGCAATTAAAGGGTTATTTGGAAGCAGTCCGGAGATGGAAAAGTCCGTGGGGGGAGAACAGAATTTGCTCTTTGGTGGGCACAGCTATTAGGAGCGTCCGTGTACCTAATCATCTTGTTGGCCCTTTTGAGTCAGAACAAGAGTTCAATGAATACCTCCGGAGCACTGCCTGGTCAGGCGGATTCCCATCAGAAACAGAATACAAGGATGCACTTGATTGTGCCAGAAAAATGGATCTGATGCCTCATCGTATTGTTTTCACACACGGCGACCTCAAGCACCATAACATCCTTGTACAAAATGGACAAATTACAGGCTTTTTGGACTGGGAGTCGGCGGGCTGGTGCCCTGAGTATTGGGACTTTACCACAGCACTCAGGTTCATTCCGAAAGATTACTGGTGGTACAACTTTGTGATAGGGCTTGGGGGCGGCCCATACATGGCAGAACTGGATTGTGAACGGGCGTTGACTTCTCTAACAGTTGATTCGTATTCCTGGTGA
- a CDS encoding uncharacterized protein (EggNog:ENOG410Q0GF) gives MSLSDLKVNGLYIILFIRHDPPVQDNFHWGLYLHRHSQTGGTKYHIKQQGAGWITDHGPTAGVFKSFLLKPVNGQIILKCDNLAALETEVKTWGNANAMGAAVNEQPRPIGASALCGLASEECASLMFRETVRGNEDSEGILSSSGGI, from the exons ATGTCTCTATCCGACCTCAAGGTTAACGGACTTTATATCATTTTATTTATAAGGCATGATCCACCAGTTCAGGACAATTTCCACTGGGGCCTCTACCTCCACCGTCATTCTCAAACCGGCGGCACGAAATACCATATCAAGCAGCAGGGCGCTGGCTGGATAACTGATCATGGGCCTACTGCTGGAGTTTTCAAATCCTTCCTTCTC AAGCCTGTCAATGGTCAGATTATTCTGAAATGCGACAATTTAGCGGCTCTGGAGACCGAAGTTAAGACCTGGGGGAATGCAAACGCAATGGGCGCTGCGGTGAATGAGCAGCCAAGGCCTATAGGAGCCTCTGCATTGTGCGGACT GGCCTCAGAGGAATGTGCAAGTCTCATGTTTCGAGAAACCGTCAGGGGAAATGAAGACTCAGAAGGAATCTTGTCGAGTAGTGGGGGTATTTGA